A part of Amycolatopsis camponoti genomic DNA contains:
- a CDS encoding ANTAR domain-containing protein: MTTVRPMTDERAPVTALLEELLARIAADVPGAVGAAVSQHQQGTPLRVAATHGLAAAFVPAQLDGLGGPVPTADRTGQPVVTADVFADERWPSLTLSGLIERHPELAAGWARVRGVAALPAWDAEDGFVLSVALDRPATEETVQVLRRYERLTALALVLAEAARPDRTEQVLDLLQSRAALEEAKGIVIALRRCDPEEAWETLRRASQQFNVKVRELAVALVELLAGAPAPQPGGDRTIRPGLAARAAAEQVLRAFEGEAELTGV; the protein is encoded by the coding sequence GTGACCACCGTAAGACCCATGACGGACGAGCGCGCGCCGGTGACCGCTCTGCTCGAGGAGCTCCTGGCCCGGATCGCCGCGGACGTTCCGGGCGCCGTCGGCGCGGCGGTATCCCAGCATCAGCAAGGAACGCCGCTGCGAGTGGCGGCCACCCACGGCCTCGCGGCCGCCTTCGTCCCGGCCCAGCTGGACGGGCTCGGCGGCCCGGTCCCGACCGCCGACCGCACCGGCCAGCCGGTCGTCACCGCCGACGTCTTCGCCGACGAACGCTGGCCGTCGCTCACCCTGAGCGGCCTGATCGAGCGCCACCCCGAGCTGGCGGCGGGGTGGGCGCGCGTCCGCGGCGTCGCGGCACTGCCGGCCTGGGACGCCGAGGACGGCTTCGTGCTCTCGGTGGCGCTCGACCGGCCCGCCACCGAAGAGACGGTGCAAGTGTTGCGGCGCTACGAAAGGCTCACGGCCCTGGCATTGGTCCTCGCCGAAGCGGCCCGGCCCGACCGGACCGAGCAGGTGCTCGACCTCCTGCAGTCGCGGGCCGCGCTCGAGGAGGCGAAGGGCATCGTCATCGCCCTGCGCCGCTGCGATCCCGAGGAAGCGTGGGAGACGCTGAGGCGAGCGAGCCAGCAGTTCAACGTCAAGGTGCGCGAGCTCGCCGTGGCGCTGGTGGAGCTGCTGGCCGGCGCCCCGGCGCCGCAGCCCGGCGGTGACCGCACGATCCGGCCGGGCCTCGCCGCCCGCGCCGCCGCCGAGCAGGTGCTGCGGGCGTTCGAGGGCGAGGCCGAGCTGACCGGCGTGTAA
- a CDS encoding HSP18 transcriptional regulator, which translates to MEAHDPADALRRVHDVVTAARAGTAEQDRLLSALAGLRVLREELAGWEPELITAARAAGASWVALAPAMGVASRQAAERRYLRLQPSNTGEKTGEARVDAERDRRAGDRAVAGWARRNSGILRQLAGRVSALDGLGPAAQESADRLGAALGDDDPATLLPPLAAARPYLADHHAGLAEQLGEISEKADRLRRDAAGQRRAKY; encoded by the coding sequence ATGGAGGCGCATGATCCCGCTGACGCGTTGCGGCGCGTCCACGACGTGGTCACGGCCGCCCGCGCGGGCACGGCGGAGCAGGATCGGCTGCTGTCCGCGCTGGCCGGCCTGCGCGTGCTGCGCGAGGAGCTCGCGGGCTGGGAGCCGGAGCTGATCACGGCGGCCCGTGCGGCGGGCGCCAGCTGGGTGGCGCTGGCGCCGGCGATGGGGGTGGCGAGCCGCCAGGCTGCGGAACGGCGGTACCTGCGGCTGCAGCCGTCGAACACGGGGGAGAAGACGGGCGAAGCCCGGGTCGACGCGGAGCGCGACCGCCGCGCGGGCGACCGGGCGGTCGCCGGCTGGGCGCGCCGCAACTCGGGGATCCTCCGCCAGCTGGCCGGCCGGGTGAGCGCGTTGGACGGCCTGGGCCCGGCGGCCCAGGAGAGCGCGGACCGGCTGGGGGCGGCCTTGGGCGACGACGACCCGGCGACGCTGCTGCCCCCGTTGGCCGCCGCCCGCCCCTACCTGGCCGACCACCACGCGGGTCTCGCGGAGCAGCTGGGCGAGATCTCGGAGAAGGCGGACCGCCTCCGCCGAGACGCGGCGGGGCAGCGGCGGGCGAAGTACTGA
- a CDS encoding MFS transporter: MTTSPRPVWTAVLCWLTVLLEGYDLVALGATIPTLLKSGYLGFTAAGATLVATVSLIGVAVGAAGLGPLTDRFGRRGMLIGSVLLFSLFTLLTPLAPNVATFGVFRFVAGLGLGACMPVALTVMSENLPARRRASASTFTMTGYHVGAVLTSILALSAKEDWHLLFYGGGIVGLLAVPLMWWKLPESAAYLASREDASTERVGLRDLLGPRFRRVSIAVWTGSFMGLLLVYGLNTWLPQLMRTAGYPISTSITLLLVLNIGAVLGLVLAGTIADRFGIRPIARIWFGAGAVLLAALSLRIGNAVVLNTVVLLTGVFVFSAQVLIYGYVAQVFPARLRGTALGLTSAVGRLGSILGPFVTGALVTAGVAYPWGFYFFAVVAAFGLVAVLMLREERVSTSVSV, from the coding sequence ATGACGACGTCTCCCCGTCCCGTGTGGACGGCGGTCCTCTGCTGGCTGACCGTCCTGCTCGAGGGCTATGACCTGGTCGCGCTCGGCGCCACCATCCCGACCCTGCTGAAAAGCGGCTACCTCGGCTTCACCGCGGCCGGCGCGACCTTGGTCGCCACGGTGTCGCTGATCGGCGTGGCGGTCGGCGCGGCCGGCCTCGGCCCGCTCACCGACCGCTTCGGCCGGCGCGGCATGCTCATCGGCTCGGTGCTGCTGTTCTCGCTGTTCACCCTGCTGACGCCGCTGGCGCCGAACGTCGCGACGTTCGGGGTCTTCCGGTTCGTCGCCGGGCTCGGCCTCGGCGCGTGCATGCCGGTGGCGCTGACGGTGATGTCGGAGAACCTCCCGGCGCGGCGGCGGGCGAGCGCGAGCACGTTCACCATGACCGGTTATCACGTCGGCGCGGTGCTGACGTCGATCCTCGCGCTGTCCGCGAAGGAAGACTGGCACCTGCTGTTCTACGGCGGCGGGATCGTCGGGCTGCTGGCCGTGCCGCTGATGTGGTGGAAGCTGCCGGAATCCGCCGCGTACCTGGCTTCTCGCGAAGACGCGTCCACCGAACGCGTCGGGCTTCGCGACCTGCTGGGCCCGCGGTTCCGGCGGGTCAGCATCGCCGTGTGGACCGGGTCGTTCATGGGGCTGCTGCTGGTCTACGGGCTCAACACGTGGCTGCCGCAGCTGATGCGCACGGCGGGTTATCCGATTTCGACGTCGATCACGCTGCTGCTGGTGCTCAACATCGGCGCGGTGCTCGGACTGGTGCTGGCGGGCACGATCGCCGACCGGTTCGGCATCCGCCCGATCGCCCGGATCTGGTTCGGCGCGGGCGCGGTGCTGCTCGCGGCGCTGAGCCTGCGCATCGGCAACGCGGTCGTGCTGAACACGGTCGTGCTGCTGACCGGCGTGTTCGTGTTCTCGGCGCAGGTGCTGATCTACGGGTACGTGGCGCAGGTGTTCCCGGCCCGGTTGCGCGGCACGGCGCTCGGCCTGACGTCGGCGGTCGGACGGCTCGGGTCGATCCTCGGGCCGTTCGTGACCGGCGCGCTGGTCACGGCCGGGGTCGCGTACCCGTGGGGCTTCTACTTCTTCGCCGTCGTGGCCGCGTTCGGGCTGGTCGCGGTGCTGATGTTGCGGGAGGAACGGGTTTCGACGTCCGTGTCCGTGTAG
- a CDS encoding benzaldehyde dehydrogenase, producing the protein MTLLDNEFLTGTGGTHAVVEPATGETLGRVGIATPDDVAKAAVDAAKAQRDWARRKPAERAAVLRRAGELWEAHAAEVQDWIVREAGSTRPKAGIETEMAAGICFEAAALPTHPRGEVLSTGEPRWSLARRVPAGVVSVIAPFNFPLILAIRSVAPALALGNAVLLKPDLRTAVSGGVSIVRVFEEAGLPEGLLHLLPGDATVGAAVVDAPEVSVVSFTGSTAAGRKVGEAAARALKRVHLELGGNNALVVLPGADVAKAASAGAFGSFLHQGQICMTTGRHLVHESQVDDYVEALAEKARRLPVGNPAAGDVALGPIIDDRQLAHVTDVVDRSVAAGARVLAGGKPDAPFYPPTVLFGLDDDTPAWREEIFGPVAPVRAYRDLGEAARLVNDSEYGLSVGILGDVGTAMTLADEVRSGKVHINEQTVGDEPTAPFGGVGDSGNGSRFGGAQANIEAFTETQWLTVRADIAGYPF; encoded by the coding sequence ATGACCTTGCTGGACAACGAGTTCCTCACCGGCACCGGCGGGACTCACGCGGTCGTCGAACCGGCCACCGGGGAAACCCTGGGCAGGGTCGGCATCGCGACCCCGGACGACGTCGCGAAAGCCGCGGTCGACGCGGCGAAGGCCCAGCGCGACTGGGCGCGGCGCAAGCCCGCCGAACGCGCCGCGGTGCTGCGCCGCGCCGGCGAGCTGTGGGAGGCGCACGCCGCCGAGGTGCAGGACTGGATCGTCCGCGAAGCCGGTTCGACGCGGCCCAAGGCCGGGATCGAGACGGAGATGGCAGCCGGGATCTGCTTCGAGGCGGCGGCGTTGCCCACGCACCCCCGCGGTGAGGTGCTGAGCACCGGCGAACCGCGCTGGTCGCTGGCCCGGCGCGTCCCGGCCGGGGTGGTTTCGGTGATCGCGCCGTTCAACTTCCCGCTGATCCTGGCGATCCGCTCGGTCGCGCCCGCGCTCGCGCTCGGCAACGCCGTGCTGCTCAAGCCGGATCTGCGCACCGCCGTGTCCGGTGGGGTGAGCATCGTGCGCGTCTTCGAGGAGGCCGGGCTGCCCGAAGGCCTGCTCCACCTCTTGCCCGGTGACGCCACCGTCGGCGCCGCGGTGGTCGACGCGCCCGAGGTGTCGGTCGTGTCGTTCACCGGCTCGACGGCCGCCGGGCGGAAGGTCGGCGAGGCCGCCGCACGGGCGCTCAAGCGCGTGCACCTGGAGCTGGGCGGGAACAACGCGCTCGTCGTGCTGCCGGGTGCCGACGTCGCCAAGGCCGCGTCCGCCGGCGCGTTCGGCTCGTTCCTGCACCAGGGCCAGATCTGCATGACGACCGGCCGCCACCTCGTCCACGAGTCCCAAGTGGACGACTACGTCGAGGCACTGGCGGAAAAGGCGCGGCGGCTGCCGGTCGGGAACCCCGCCGCCGGCGACGTCGCGCTCGGCCCGATCATCGACGACCGGCAGCTCGCGCACGTCACCGACGTCGTCGATCGCAGCGTCGCGGCCGGCGCTCGCGTGCTGGCCGGCGGCAAGCCCGACGCGCCGTTCTACCCGCCGACCGTCCTCTTCGGACTCGACGACGACACCCCGGCGTGGCGGGAGGAGATCTTCGGGCCGGTCGCGCCGGTGCGCGCCTACCGCGATCTCGGCGAGGCCGCACGCCTGGTGAACGACTCCGAGTACGGCCTGTCGGTCGGCATCCTCGGCGACGTCGGCACCGCGATGACGCTGGCCGACGAGGTCCGCTCGGGCAAGGTGCACATCAACGAGCAGACCGTCGGCGACGAGCCCACCGCTCCGTTCGGCGGCGTCGGCGACTCCGGCAACGGCTCCCGCTTCGGCGGCGCCCAGGCCAACATCGAGGCCTTCACCGAAACCCAGTGGCTGACCGTCCGCGCGGACATCGCGGGCTACCCCTTCTGA
- the mdlC gene encoding benzoylformate decarboxylase has product MPTARRLAHEFLHRRGLTTIFGNPGSNELPFLAELPDDFTYVLGLHEGAVVGMADGYAQATGRPVLVNLHAAAGSGNAMGALTNAVYSRSPLVLTAGQQVRAAIGMEAMLANVDATQLMRPLVGWAGEPSCAEDVPRSLAQAVFEAELHRRPSYLSVPYDDWAAELDANAAVTLDRSVRRGLTPSESQLDDLAEAVATAKNPALVLGGDLDATGLFDRTVALAEHLGLPVWVAPSPHRLPFPNRHPLFRGVLPAGIAPVSAALTGHDLVLVLGAPVFRYHQYVPGAYLPEGTRLIQVTDDFGAAARAPMGEALVADPAPVIEALLAKVPGRGSSGDHVGNPEPETGGKALHPEQVFAALRETQAESTRYVVESTSTNSAWWRQMDLRREGSYFFPAAGGLGFGLPAAVGVAMGSPDRPVVGVIGDGSANYGITALWTAAHYRVPVTFVILRNGVYGALRWFGELLGTPDVPGTEIPGLDFTAIAAGYGVPATTVTGLDDLHAQLKSTPDGPRLIQVDTEPTTPE; this is encoded by the coding sequence ATGCCCACCGCCCGCCGGCTCGCCCACGAGTTCCTGCACCGCCGAGGCCTGACGACGATCTTCGGCAACCCCGGCTCCAACGAGCTGCCGTTCCTCGCCGAGCTGCCGGACGACTTCACCTACGTCCTCGGCCTGCACGAAGGCGCCGTGGTCGGGATGGCCGACGGCTACGCCCAGGCGACCGGCCGGCCGGTGCTGGTCAACCTGCACGCCGCCGCCGGCTCGGGCAACGCGATGGGCGCGCTGACCAACGCCGTCTACTCGCGCTCTCCCCTGGTGCTCACCGCGGGCCAGCAGGTGCGGGCGGCCATCGGCATGGAGGCGATGCTCGCGAACGTCGACGCGACGCAGCTGATGCGCCCCCTCGTGGGGTGGGCCGGCGAGCCGAGCTGCGCCGAGGACGTCCCGCGTTCGCTCGCGCAGGCGGTGTTCGAGGCCGAGCTGCACCGGCGGCCGAGCTACCTCTCGGTGCCCTACGACGACTGGGCCGCCGAGCTGGACGCCAACGCCGCCGTGACGCTGGACCGAAGCGTCCGAAGGGGGCTGACGCCGAGCGAAAGCCAGCTCGACGACCTCGCCGAGGCCGTCGCCACCGCGAAGAACCCCGCGCTCGTCCTCGGTGGGGACCTCGACGCCACCGGCCTGTTCGACCGGACCGTCGCGCTCGCCGAGCACCTCGGCCTGCCGGTCTGGGTGGCGCCGTCGCCGCACCGGCTGCCCTTTCCCAACCGGCACCCGCTCTTCCGCGGCGTGCTGCCGGCCGGTATCGCGCCGGTGTCGGCCGCGCTGACCGGGCACGACCTCGTGCTCGTCCTCGGCGCGCCGGTGTTCCGCTACCACCAGTACGTGCCCGGCGCGTACCTGCCGGAAGGCACGCGGCTGATCCAGGTGACCGACGACTTCGGCGCGGCGGCCCGGGCGCCGATGGGCGAGGCGCTGGTCGCCGACCCCGCGCCGGTGATCGAAGCGCTGCTGGCCAAGGTGCCGGGCCGCGGATCGAGCGGGGACCACGTCGGGAACCCCGAACCCGAAACGGGCGGGAAAGCGCTGCACCCGGAGCAGGTCTTCGCGGCGCTGCGCGAAACGCAGGCCGAGAGCACCCGGTATGTCGTCGAATCGACATCGACGAACTCGGCGTGGTGGCGGCAGATGGACCTGCGCCGCGAAGGCTCGTACTTCTTCCCGGCCGCCGGCGGCCTCGGGTTCGGCCTGCCGGCCGCGGTCGGCGTCGCCATGGGCAGCCCGGACCGCCCGGTCGTCGGCGTCATCGGCGACGGCTCGGCGAACTACGGCATCACGGCGTTGTGGACCGCGGCGCACTACCGCGTCCCGGTCACGTTCGTGATCCTGCGCAACGGCGTCTACGGCGCGTTGCGGTGGTTCGGTGAGCTGCTCGGAACGCCGGATGTACCCGGCACCGAGATCCCCGGCCTCGACTTCACCGCGATCGCCGCCGGCTACGGCGTCCCCGCCACCACCGTCACCGGCCTAGACGACCTGCACGCCCAGCTCAAGTCGACCCCGGACGGCCCCCGGCTGATCCAGGTCGACACCGAACCGACCACACCGGAGTGA
- a CDS encoding LysR family transcriptional regulator: MRDFDLNLVRTFVLLYETRSVTATAESLHVTQPTISYSLQKLRRRFSDELFRRTGGGLVPTTTARALYEPLHSALSGIETAVSGAWSFDPSTARAAFTLCLSDLGEISLLPRLMAALPERAPGVRLTVRPLDVAGAADQLGRGEIDAFIASPLISSQRVARVPLFSEGYLGMVSRDHPRLGPSVSFDELAAERHVTVFGPTGHDGPRRALEACGLLDRVVLEVTRFAALPYLVQDGELVAMVPRLVAEVFAAEHRVRLFELPLEVEPAQVSVYTRHTHARSPAQHWLVTFMREVLS, encoded by the coding sequence ATGCGGGACTTCGACCTCAACCTGGTGCGCACGTTCGTGCTGCTCTACGAGACCCGCAGTGTGACCGCGACGGCGGAGTCCCTGCACGTCACGCAGCCGACGATCAGCTACAGCCTGCAGAAGCTCCGGCGCCGGTTCTCCGACGAGCTGTTCCGCCGCACCGGCGGCGGCCTGGTGCCGACGACAACCGCCCGCGCGCTCTACGAACCGCTGCACAGCGCGCTGTCCGGCATCGAGACGGCGGTCAGCGGCGCGTGGTCGTTCGACCCGTCGACCGCCCGGGCGGCGTTCACGCTCTGCCTGTCCGACCTGGGGGAGATCTCGCTGCTGCCCCGCCTGATGGCGGCGCTGCCCGAGCGCGCGCCCGGAGTGAGGCTCACGGTCCGCCCCCTCGACGTCGCGGGGGCCGCCGACCAGCTCGGCCGGGGTGAGATCGACGCGTTCATCGCGTCGCCGCTGATCAGCTCCCAGCGCGTGGCGCGGGTCCCGCTGTTTTCCGAGGGTTATCTGGGGATGGTGTCCCGCGACCATCCCCGCCTGGGCCCGTCGGTGTCGTTCGACGAGCTGGCGGCGGAACGCCACGTGACGGTGTTCGGCCCGACCGGCCACGACGGCCCCCGTCGCGCGCTGGAGGCGTGCGGGCTGCTCGACCGGGTGGTGCTGGAGGTGACGCGCTTCGCGGCCCTGCCGTACCTGGTCCAGGACGGCGAGCTGGTGGCGATGGTGCCGCGGCTGGTGGCGGAGGTGTTCGCGGCCGAGCACCGCGTCCGGCTGTTCGAGCTGCCCCTGGAGGTCGAGCCGGCCCAGGTGTCGGTGTACACGCGCCACACGCACGCGCGCAGTCCGGCGCAGCACTGGCTTGTGACATTCATGCGCGAAGTGCTCAGCTGA
- a CDS encoding tryptorubin family RiPP precursor — MKLVRLVKKALPKKSLKAYAWYGWI; from the coding sequence GTGAAGCTCGTCCGCCTGGTCAAGAAAGCGCTTCCCAAGAAGAGCCTGAAGGCTTACGCCTGGTACGGCTGGATCTGA
- a CDS encoding cytochrome P450: protein MVIAPAHRAVVFAPRLEDLLRDHRDDGLFRLEPDTVGIADPELMDAVLRARPANAEERPTFKPVLGRPVTRAESASLMQALGADVRAALKRPADRPDLTGAWPAVPHDYLRRFVFGPETRRFRVLVDRRLELTPKLTWSAVTAGAALVRPPAPGVELSTLARQVLEAGTLAERRFRMYLYRRVAAPICFTVAALVTNAVWLGAPFDDDVPNEHVINEALRLLPPSWNILRVRSPEFTEVDARITPGDDVLLLPLLSHRAPKLWEAPDEFRPRRWAELDADRHPGYLPFGHATERCWGRHLVLPLASRLLDVVRAEGLVPDPHRTRARVELDGLLELADVKIVSPRRSGRR from the coding sequence GTGGTCATCGCCCCCGCCCACCGCGCGGTCGTCTTCGCGCCCCGCCTGGAAGACCTGCTGCGTGACCACCGTGACGACGGGCTCTTCCGGCTCGAACCGGACACCGTCGGGATCGCCGACCCGGAGCTGATGGACGCGGTGCTGCGCGCCCGCCCGGCCAACGCGGAGGAACGGCCGACGTTCAAGCCGGTGCTGGGCCGCCCGGTCACCCGAGCCGAGTCCGCGAGCCTCATGCAGGCACTGGGCGCGGACGTCCGAGCGGCGCTGAAGCGGCCCGCCGACCGGCCCGACCTCACCGGCGCGTGGCCGGCCGTACCCCACGACTACCTGCGCCGATTCGTCTTCGGACCCGAGACGCGCCGGTTCCGCGTGCTCGTCGACCGCCGCCTCGAGCTGACGCCGAAGCTGACGTGGTCGGCCGTCACCGCCGGCGCCGCGCTGGTCCGCCCCCCGGCTCCGGGCGTGGAGCTGTCCACCCTCGCGCGGCAGGTCCTGGAAGCCGGCACCCTGGCCGAGCGGCGGTTCCGGATGTACCTCTACCGCCGGGTCGCCGCGCCGATCTGCTTCACCGTGGCCGCCCTGGTCACCAACGCGGTGTGGCTGGGCGCGCCGTTCGACGACGACGTCCCCAACGAGCACGTGATCAACGAGGCGCTGCGGCTGCTGCCGCCGTCGTGGAACATCCTGCGCGTCCGCTCGCCGGAGTTCACCGAGGTCGACGCCCGCATCACCCCCGGCGACGACGTCCTGCTGCTGCCCCTGCTGAGCCACCGCGCACCGAAGCTCTGGGAGGCGCCCGACGAGTTCCGGCCGCGGCGCTGGGCCGAGCTCGACGCCGACCGGCACCCGGGCTACCTGCCGTTCGGGCACGCCACCGAGCGCTGCTGGGGCCGGCACCTGGTGCTGCCGCTGGCGAGCCGCCTGCTCGACGTGGTCCGCGCGGAGGGGCTGGTGCCCGACCCGCACCGCACCCGCGCGCGCGTCGAGCTGGACGGCCTGCTGGAGCTGGCCGACGTGAAGATCGTCAGCCCACGTCGCAGCGGGCGCCGTTGA
- a CDS encoding cellulose-binding domain-containing protein, giving the protein MLRQTASSSPTQAPVKAAPSVEAATCVVRFSVTDQWNDGFTAGVAITNKGSGTLSPWTLSWTFTAGQRVTHGWDGQYRQSGTRVTVNAESYNATLAPGATVSTGLNGAFDHGNPAPTAFTLNGARCDVG; this is encoded by the coding sequence GTGCTGCGGCAAACCGCGTCGTCCTCCCCGACCCAGGCGCCCGTGAAAGCCGCGCCGTCCGTTGAGGCTGCCACCTGCGTCGTTCGCTTCTCCGTCACCGACCAGTGGAACGACGGCTTCACCGCCGGCGTCGCCATCACCAACAAGGGCAGCGGGACGCTCTCGCCGTGGACGCTCTCCTGGACCTTCACCGCCGGCCAGCGGGTCACCCACGGCTGGGACGGCCAGTACCGCCAGAGCGGCACCCGCGTCACCGTGAACGCCGAGTCCTACAACGCCACCCTCGCGCCGGGCGCGACCGTCAGCACCGGCTTGAACGGCGCCTTCGACCACGGCAACCCCGCCCCCACGGCCTTCACCCTCAACGGCGCCCGCTGCGACGTGGGCTGA
- a CDS encoding recombinase family protein, translated as MVCETRIVEVDLSGYFPSGSYDGVVDDPCTPTKPWGEHDDFPEYLFAVKRSTAPFTTAGPPGRCRQSASPWASARRRRTRGVAAGVPAAADAGRRRRSAAAAARCGQGGLIMRFAFYGRVSTEDQQDPEASRNWQLARAKALVDKHGDIVAEFFDIGQSRSIPWKRRPEAIRLLVAMRDADRGFDAIVIGEPQRAFYGNQYGLTFPVLVHYGVGLWVPEVGGAIEPESEAHDLVMSVFGGMSKGERNRIKIRVRAAMAAQASVEGRFLGGRPPYGYRLADAGPHPNPAKAAEGKRLHRLEPNPATAPVVQRIYAEYIAGRGKFAIAEALTRDGIPCPSANDPARNRHRTGMAWAKGAVGVILTNPRYTGRQVWNKQRKDEVLIDVEDVGLGHETKMRWNTRDKWIFSEQIVHESIIDIETFQQAQEITAAKGAGRKTRERTRTQHRYVLRGLLHCGICERRMQGQKTRDQLFYRCRYPNEYGLANKTEHPRNVYLAERDLLGPLDGWLSTCFAPHRINETVDALHHGQPELDVDLGAMAAAKAIEECDRVLERHRSALEAGADPKLVAAWMAETQARRAEAAARIKVRPPQHRMTKDQIRNLVERLGDIRSVLAAADPDRKAEVYRQLQLHATYHPGKRLVRIETSLDAHSWGYGKCPRGDLNPHAR; from the coding sequence TTGGTCTGCGAGACACGCATCGTCGAAGTCGACCTGAGCGGGTACTTCCCCTCTGGCAGCTACGACGGTGTCGTGGACGATCCGTGCACACCGACCAAGCCCTGGGGCGAACATGACGACTTCCCCGAGTACCTCTTCGCGGTCAAGCGCAGCACCGCGCCGTTCACGACCGCCGGCCCGCCAGGACGCTGCCGGCAGTCGGCCTCGCCCTGGGCGTCGGCGCGACGACGTCGCACCCGCGGTGTTGCTGCCGGCGTCCCCGCCGCAGCTGACGCAGGGCGCCGCCGGCGCTCTGCTGCGGCTGCTGCTCGATGCGGACAAGGCGGCTTGATCATGCGGTTCGCGTTCTACGGTCGGGTCTCCACCGAGGACCAGCAGGACCCGGAGGCGTCACGGAACTGGCAGCTCGCCCGGGCCAAGGCACTGGTCGACAAGCACGGCGACATCGTCGCCGAGTTCTTCGACATCGGCCAGTCCCGCTCGATTCCCTGGAAGCGGCGGCCCGAGGCGATTCGGCTGCTGGTGGCGATGCGCGACGCTGACCGGGGCTTCGACGCCATCGTGATCGGCGAACCCCAGCGCGCCTTCTACGGCAACCAGTACGGCCTCACCTTCCCCGTCCTCGTTCACTACGGCGTCGGGCTGTGGGTGCCCGAAGTCGGCGGTGCGATCGAGCCGGAGTCCGAAGCCCACGACCTGGTCATGTCCGTCTTCGGCGGGATGAGCAAGGGCGAACGCAACCGGATCAAGATCCGCGTCCGCGCCGCCATGGCCGCCCAAGCCTCCGTCGAAGGACGATTCCTCGGCGGCCGACCGCCCTACGGCTACCGGCTCGCCGACGCCGGGCCGCACCCTAATCCAGCTAAAGCCGCTGAAGGCAAACGGTTGCATCGCCTCGAACCCAACCCCGCCACCGCGCCGGTCGTACAACGCATCTACGCCGAGTACATCGCCGGCCGCGGGAAGTTCGCCATCGCCGAGGCACTCACCCGCGACGGCATCCCCTGCCCCTCCGCGAATGACCCCGCCCGCAACCGGCACCGCACCGGCATGGCCTGGGCCAAGGGCGCGGTCGGCGTCATCCTGACCAACCCCCGCTACACCGGCCGCCAGGTCTGGAACAAGCAACGCAAAGACGAAGTCCTCATCGACGTCGAAGACGTCGGCCTCGGCCACGAAACCAAGATGCGCTGGAACACCCGCGACAAGTGGATCTTCTCCGAGCAAATCGTCCACGAATCGATCATCGACATCGAAACCTTCCAGCAGGCCCAGGAGATCACCGCCGCCAAAGGCGCCGGGCGCAAGACCAGGGAACGGACACGCACACAGCACCGCTACGTCCTGCGCGGGCTCCTTCACTGCGGAATCTGCGAGCGACGCATGCAGGGCCAGAAGACCCGCGACCAGCTGTTCTATCGCTGCCGCTACCCGAACGAGTACGGGCTGGCGAACAAGACCGAGCACCCGCGCAACGTCTACCTCGCCGAACGCGACCTGCTCGGACCGCTCGACGGATGGCTCAGCACCTGCTTCGCACCCCATCGCATCAACGAGACCGTCGACGCCCTGCACCATGGCCAGCCGGAACTCGACGTGGATCTCGGCGCCATGGCGGCCGCCAAAGCGATCGAAGAATGCGACCGCGTCCTCGAACGTCACCGCTCCGCTCTCGAAGCCGGCGCCGACCCGAAACTCGTGGCCGCGTGGATGGCCGAAACACAGGCCCGGCGCGCCGAAGCCGCAGCGCGGATCAAGGTTCGGCCCCCGCAGCACCGGATGACCAAGGACCAGATCCGCAACCTCGTCGAGCGCCTGGGTGACATCAGGTCGGTGCTGGCCGCCGCAGACCCCGATCGGAAGGCGGAGGTCTACCGGCAGCTCCAGCTGCACGCGACCTACCACCCCGGAAAACGACTAGTGCGCATCGAGACTAGTCTCGATGCGCACAGTTGGGGTTATGGGAAGTGTCCGAGGGGGGACTTGAACCCCCACGCCCGTTAA